The following are encoded together in the Bradymonas sediminis genome:
- a CDS encoding thrombospondin type 3 repeat-containing protein, producing the protein MFKFGQTRFLTIWIALMLSLVVSCADDTSSGGGPGETTDTGIIDGKDVDGSDTSFDDVGGADADAGDPVPQCNPNTLSPEGDEDGDGIPNRRDNCPCAPNPDQSDMDGDGIGDACDNCAHVANMLQTDTNGDGIGDACQGWMDTDSDGILDQNDNCPDVANPDQLDTDGDGVGDACDNCPDTSNMDQADSNGDGVGDVCTDPALPADGDFDNDGVLNQDDNCPRVANPDQADTDGDGVGDACDNCPTVANSAQNPATCDVAADTDGDGIPDILDNCPTVANPDQTDSDGDGVGDACDNCVDIANNNQADTNANGVGDACEGMANPNGDADGDGVRNGVDNCPFIANPDQTDSDGDGVGDACDNCPTVANSSQADADANGVGDACQDNPLLTDLDGDGVPDALDNCPSTPNANQLDTDGDGIGDACDNCAGVANVNQDPSACSSVYDSNRDSDGDGVPDIHDNCPNTANPNQADADNDGVGDACDNCPNTANYNQDDIDQNGIGDACEPLPAGTNICNVADVSSQPIKPNVYILLDNSGSMQGPDYWDDSKDALYDLSNELTSQFNLGLGLFPGDNRWGIHTRKLAMSSISSNAFRSVINSLPNTAVGSHTPTGSAVTDVRSNNYHRLFPDPDDSIRNKAMILITDGNPNGPDSASSTENAITQMANAGVPVYIVGFPGARESNLQAFAIAGGTNNPNSSSNWYPVASSSDLVAALETIATQQVTCLLSIAPQNGDDMSRIRVSIVKDGVVQSVVPANPSNGYVYNSANQTVELFGSACNTLKNMANTASSGESVGMEVEIACDTCQPTTEVCDYTDNDCDGIIDNGCDGCGPEICGDGLDNDCDGVVDNGCPPVQTCIPSPEVCDGTDNDCDGIIDNDCTPNNCIPEPEVCDGTDNDCDGVIDNGCPPTDSCVPELEVCDGIDNNCDGIIDEGCEDICIPENEICDGTDNNCDGEIDNDCVDCPNGRSPEICDGIDNNCDGVIDEGCPDPVCIPENEICDGNDNDCDGEIDNGCIECPNGRSPEICDGIDNNCDGIIDEGCPIG; encoded by the coding sequence ATGTTTAAATTTGGCCAGACTCGCTTTCTCACGATCTGGATAGCGTTGATGCTGTCCCTGGTCGTCTCCTGCGCCGACGATACCTCGTCAGGCGGCGGCCCCGGTGAAACCACGGATACCGGGATAATCGACGGCAAAGACGTCGACGGTTCGGACACCAGCTTCGACGACGTTGGCGGCGCTGACGCAGACGCCGGCGATCCGGTCCCGCAATGCAACCCCAACACGCTCAGCCCGGAGGGCGACGAGGACGGCGACGGCATTCCGAACCGCCGCGATAACTGCCCCTGCGCGCCCAACCCGGACCAGTCCGATATGGACGGCGACGGCATCGGCGATGCGTGTGACAACTGCGCCCATGTCGCCAATATGCTGCAAACCGACACCAACGGCGACGGCATCGGCGACGCCTGCCAGGGGTGGATGGACACCGACAGCGACGGCATCCTGGACCAGAACGATAACTGCCCGGACGTCGCTAACCCCGACCAGCTCGACACCGACGGCGACGGCGTGGGCGACGCCTGCGATAACTGCCCCGACACCTCGAATATGGACCAGGCCGACTCCAACGGAGACGGCGTTGGTGATGTCTGCACCGACCCGGCGCTACCCGCCGACGGCGACTTCGACAACGACGGCGTGCTCAACCAGGACGATAACTGCCCGCGCGTCGCAAACCCCGACCAGGCCGACACCGACGGCGACGGCGTGGGCGATGCCTGCGATAACTGCCCCACCGTCGCAAACTCCGCCCAGAACCCGGCGACCTGCGACGTCGCCGCTGACACCGACGGCGACGGCATCCCGGATATCCTGGATAACTGCCCGACGGTCGCCAACCCCGACCAAACTGACAGCGACGGCGACGGCGTGGGCGATGCTTGCGATAACTGCGTCGACATCGCCAACAATAATCAGGCCGACACCAACGCCAACGGCGTGGGCGACGCCTGCGAAGGCATGGCCAACCCCAACGGCGACGCAGACGGCGACGGCGTGCGCAACGGCGTCGACAACTGCCCCTTCATCGCCAACCCCGACCAAACTGACAGCGACGGCGACGGCGTGGGCGATGCCTGCGACAACTGCCCCACGGTCGCCAACTCCAGCCAGGCCGACGCCGACGCAAACGGCGTAGGCGACGCCTGCCAGGATAACCCGCTGCTCACCGACCTCGACGGCGACGGCGTCCCGGACGCGCTCGACAATTGCCCGAGCACCCCGAACGCCAACCAGCTCGACACCGACGGCGACGGCATCGGCGACGCCTGCGATAACTGCGCCGGCGTGGCCAACGTCAACCAGGACCCCTCCGCCTGCTCCAGCGTCTATGACTCCAACCGCGACAGCGACGGCGACGGCGTCCCGGACATCCACGACAACTGCCCCAACACCGCCAACCCGAACCAGGCCGACGCCGACAACGACGGCGTGGGCGACGCCTGCGATAACTGCCCGAATACGGCCAACTATAACCAGGACGATATCGACCAGAACGGCATCGGCGACGCCTGCGAGCCCCTGCCCGCCGGCACCAATATCTGCAACGTCGCTGACGTCTCCTCTCAGCCCATCAAGCCCAACGTCTATATCCTGCTCGACAACTCCGGCTCCATGCAGGGCCCCGACTATTGGGATGACTCCAAGGATGCGCTTTACGATCTCTCCAATGAGCTGACCTCTCAGTTCAACCTGGGGCTCGGCCTCTTCCCTGGCGATAACCGATGGGGCATCCACACCCGCAAATTAGCCATGTCCTCCATCAGCAGCAACGCCTTTAGGAGCGTTATCAACAGCCTGCCGAACACAGCCGTGGGCAGCCATACCCCGACCGGCTCCGCCGTCACAGACGTAAGGTCCAACAATTACCATAGGCTCTTCCCTGATCCCGATGACTCGATTCGCAACAAAGCGATGATCCTCATCACGGACGGCAACCCCAACGGTCCTGACAGCGCGTCTTCGACCGAAAACGCGATTACCCAGATGGCTAACGCTGGCGTGCCGGTCTATATCGTAGGATTCCCCGGCGCGCGCGAGTCGAACCTGCAAGCCTTTGCGATTGCCGGCGGCACTAATAACCCCAACTCCAGCTCGAACTGGTACCCCGTCGCCAGCTCCAGCGACCTGGTCGCCGCGCTCGAGACCATCGCCACCCAGCAGGTCACCTGCCTGCTGTCCATCGCCCCGCAGAACGGCGACGATATGAGCCGAATCCGCGTCTCCATCGTCAAGGACGGCGTGGTCCAGTCGGTCGTCCCGGCGAACCCGAGCAATGGCTATGTCTATAACTCCGCCAACCAAACCGTGGAGCTCTTCGGCAGCGCCTGCAACACGCTCAAGAATATGGCCAATACCGCATCCTCGGGCGAATCGGTCGGCATGGAAGTCGAGATCGCCTGTGACACCTGCCAGCCGACCACCGAGGTCTGTGATTATACCGACAATGACTGCGACGGGATCATCGACAACGGCTGCGACGGGTGCGGCCCGGAAATCTGCGGCGACGGCCTCGACAACGACTGTGACGGCGTCGTCGACAACGGCTGCCCCCCGGTCCAGACCTGCATCCCCTCGCCGGAAGTCTGCGACGGCACCGACAACGATTGTGACGGAATCATCGACAACGACTGCACCCCGAACAACTGTATTCCCGAGCCCGAGGTCTGCGACGGCACCGACAACGACTGTGACGGCGTCATCGATAACGGATGCCCTCCCACCGATAGCTGCGTGCCCGAACTCGAGGTCTGCGACGGCATCGACAACAACTGCGATGGCATCATTGACGAGGGTTGCGAAGACATCTGCATCCCCGAAAATGAGATCTGCGACGGCACCGACAATAACTGCGACGGTGAAATCGACAACGACTGCGTCGATTGCCCGAACGGTCGAAGCCCCGAGATCTGCGACGGCATCGACAACAACTGTGACGGCGTCATCGACGAGGGTTGCCCCGACCCGGTGTGCATCCCCGAAAATGAGATCTGCGACGGCAATGACAACGATTGCGACGGCGAGATCGACAACGGTTGCATCGAATGCCCGAACGGCCGAAGCCCCGAGATCTGCGACGGCATCGACAATAACTGCGACGGCATCATCGACGAAGGCTGCCCCATCGGCTGA
- the thiE gene encoding thiamine phosphate synthase codes for MKATSRRDKIERTDWRVYLIADPSALSAERVGAAAGQTDKDRRFSAILDVVRAALRGGAGVVQLRDKSATSRELVEYGRALQDVCDGFGALFVVNDRIDVALACGADGVHLGPKDIEVSEARRIAPRLVIGASSGDAEGARALVEGGADYLGVGAVYEARASKADASAPRGPGVLAEVRGAIGESVPMVGIGGVNVQNAAQVAAHGASGVAVIREIVAADEPELAARGLLQAVGPAREI; via the coding sequence ATGAAAGCGACGTCTCGACGCGACAAGATTGAGCGCACGGATTGGCGAGTTTATTTGATCGCGGATCCGTCGGCGCTGTCGGCTGAGCGGGTTGGCGCGGCGGCCGGCCAGACCGATAAGGACCGTCGTTTTTCGGCGATCCTCGACGTGGTGCGCGCGGCGCTTCGCGGCGGCGCGGGCGTGGTGCAGTTGCGCGACAAGTCGGCGACGAGCCGGGAGTTGGTCGAATACGGGCGCGCACTCCAGGACGTTTGTGACGGCTTCGGCGCGCTCTTTGTGGTCAACGACCGCATTGACGTGGCGCTTGCCTGCGGGGCGGATGGTGTGCATCTGGGGCCCAAAGACATCGAGGTGTCCGAGGCGCGGCGTATCGCGCCGCGGCTTGTGATTGGCGCGTCTTCGGGGGATGCCGAGGGGGCGCGGGCGTTGGTCGAAGGCGGCGCAGACTACCTGGGCGTTGGCGCGGTTTATGAGGCGCGGGCGAGCAAGGCAGACGCGTCAGCGCCGCGCGGGCCGGGCGTGTTGGCCGAGGTTCGCGGGGCGATCGGTGAGTCGGTGCCGATGGTTGGGATCGGCGGCGTGAATGTGCAGAATGCGGCGCAGGTTGCGGCGCATGGAGCGTCGGGCGTGGCGGTGATTCGCGAGATTGTCGCGGCGGATGAGCCGGAGTTGGCGGCGCGCGGATTGCTCCAGGCGGTGGGCCCGGCGCGCGAGATATAG
- the priA gene encoding replication restart helicase PriA yields MHPIKHSIRLARVSTRRLTPSCPTKLFVYAQVAVDIPLFTALTYKVPAILADSLEVGHLVQVPFRNRAKTGLVMRLSDTLEDPSIASKIRPIEDIVDSEALMNARGTEFLQFIADYYLAPIGQVARLALPSFVRLEGLKHYRLADAPADGAPETDGLPELDDDLRAVLEHLAKSKESVACKDLKALRKGLTYTHMSTLEAHPRVEVTYEEDDAKVKAKTDKFYRIAPLPDGESLDDQRLGSKQLRILDFIAELLESGRENVSLTEIREAISAPHSSLNALEERGLLTMTEEEVYRDPFDREPVQPPEDHAPTASQKKVLDAIGRAQAEDRFEGFVLHGVTGSGKTEVYMRAIRAEIAAGRRAMVLLPEIALTPQFVAVFRAHFGEQIAVLHSALTPAQKFDQWRRIKRNEVNIVIGARSALFAPLEKIGIIIVDEEHDTSFKQGEGARYNARDMALVRGKLENARVVLGSATPSLESYHNAKSGRLTYLAMPDRVADRPMPTVEIVDLRDKDEGPPGPSDVLSDELLKAMERTLKDEMQVILFLNRRGFSPCVTCQSCGHIFKCINCDVSMTYHRHQESLRCHHCDYSIRMPESCPECSDPKINRQGTGTERLHGHLVELFPRAQIARLDRDTSGGKKLGRIIRAFRRAEIDILVGTQMVTKGHDFPGVVTVGVVMADLSLNFPDFRAAERTFQLLTQVAGRAGRSHDPGHVYIQSFNPGHYSLLAAREHDYARFSERELQLRRELAYPPFGYLIAIKFEAANEGRCIQAARDYSTAARRVFKEDKALAESVFMLGPAMAPLSRLKGKSRWQILLKSRSRQAVRKLAIGMLNGVAHFEPNKSNYRDVRIIVDVDPVHML; encoded by the coding sequence TTGCACCCAATCAAGCACTCGATTAGGTTAGCCCGCGTCTCAACGCGCCGACTCACTCCCTCCTGCCCCACTAAATTATTCGTGTACGCCCAGGTTGCTGTCGACATCCCTCTATTCACCGCCCTGACCTATAAGGTGCCCGCGATCCTTGCCGACTCCTTGGAGGTCGGCCACCTGGTTCAGGTGCCGTTTCGAAACCGCGCCAAGACCGGTCTCGTGATGCGTCTGAGCGATACGCTCGAAGATCCGTCCATCGCATCGAAGATCCGCCCGATCGAAGATATCGTGGACTCCGAGGCGCTGATGAACGCGCGCGGCACCGAGTTTTTGCAATTTATCGCCGACTATTACCTCGCCCCCATCGGCCAGGTCGCCCGCCTCGCGCTACCCTCGTTCGTGCGCCTCGAAGGCCTCAAACACTATCGACTCGCCGACGCGCCCGCCGACGGCGCCCCCGAAACCGACGGGCTGCCGGAGCTCGACGATGACCTGCGCGCGGTCCTTGAGCACCTGGCTAAATCCAAGGAATCGGTGGCCTGCAAAGACCTCAAAGCCCTGCGAAAAGGCCTCACCTACACCCACATGAGCACGCTCGAGGCGCACCCGCGCGTCGAGGTCACCTACGAGGAAGACGACGCCAAGGTCAAAGCCAAGACCGACAAATTCTACCGCATCGCCCCCTTGCCCGACGGCGAGTCGCTCGACGATCAACGGCTGGGCAGCAAACAATTGCGCATCCTCGACTTCATCGCCGAGCTGCTCGAGAGCGGGCGCGAGAACGTCTCACTTACCGAGATTCGCGAGGCCATCTCAGCCCCGCATAGCAGCCTCAACGCGCTCGAGGAGCGCGGCCTGCTCACCATGACCGAAGAAGAGGTCTACCGCGACCCCTTCGACCGCGAACCCGTCCAGCCCCCCGAGGACCACGCCCCCACCGCCTCCCAAAAGAAGGTGCTCGACGCCATCGGCCGGGCCCAGGCCGAGGATCGTTTCGAGGGATTTGTCCTGCACGGCGTCACCGGCAGCGGCAAAACCGAGGTCTATATGCGCGCCATTCGCGCCGAGATCGCCGCGGGCCGCCGCGCGATGGTGCTGCTGCCCGAGATCGCGCTGACCCCGCAATTCGTGGCGGTCTTCCGCGCGCATTTCGGCGAGCAAATCGCGGTCCTTCACTCGGCGCTGACCCCGGCGCAAAAATTCGACCAGTGGCGACGCATCAAGCGAAACGAGGTCAATATCGTCATCGGCGCGCGCTCCGCGCTCTTTGCCCCGCTGGAGAAGATCGGCATCATCATCGTCGACGAGGAGCACGACACCAGCTTTAAACAGGGCGAAGGCGCGCGCTACAACGCGCGCGATATGGCGCTGGTGCGCGGCAAACTCGAGAACGCCCGCGTCGTGCTCGGCAGCGCCACGCCCTCGCTCGAGTCCTATCATAACGCCAAATCCGGCCGCCTCACCTACCTGGCCATGCCCGACCGCGTGGCGGATCGCCCGATGCCCACGGTCGAAATCGTCGACCTTCGCGACAAAGACGAGGGCCCGCCCGGCCCCTCCGACGTCCTCTCCGACGAACTACTCAAGGCCATGGAGCGCACGCTTAAAGATGAGATGCAGGTCATCCTCTTTTTGAACCGGCGCGGCTTCTCCCCGTGTGTGACCTGCCAGAGCTGCGGGCATATTTTCAAATGCATCAACTGCGATGTCTCGATGACCTATCATCGCCACCAGGAATCGCTGCGCTGCCACCATTGCGACTACTCGATCCGCATGCCCGAGTCCTGCCCGGAGTGCAGCGACCCCAAGATCAACCGCCAGGGCACCGGCACCGAGCGGCTGCACGGCCATCTGGTCGAGCTCTTCCCGCGCGCCCAGATCGCGCGCCTGGACCGCGACACCAGCGGCGGCAAAAAACTCGGGCGCATCATCCGCGCGTTTCGCCGCGCCGAGATCGACATCCTCGTCGGCACCCAGATGGTCACCAAAGGCCACGACTTCCCGGGCGTGGTCACCGTCGGCGTCGTCATGGCCGACTTAAGCCTGAACTTCCCGGACTTTCGCGCCGCCGAGCGCACCTTCCAATTGCTCACCCAGGTCGCCGGGCGCGCCGGGCGAAGCCACGACCCGGGCCACGTCTATATTCAATCGTTTAACCCGGGCCATTATAGTCTTCTGGCCGCCCGCGAACACGACTACGCCCGCTTCTCCGAGCGCGAACTCCAACTGCGCCGCGAACTGGCCTACCCGCCCTTTGGTTATCTGATCGCCATCAAATTCGAGGCCGCCAACGAAGGCCGCTGCATCCAGGCCGCCCGCGACTATTCCACCGCCGCCCGGCGCGTCTTCAAAGAAGACAAGGCCCTGGCCGAGAGCGTCTTCATGCTCGGGCCGGCCATGGCGCCCTTGAGCCGGCTCAAGGGCAAGTCGCGCTGGCAAATCCTGCTCAAAAGCCGCTCCCGCCAGGCCGTGCGAAAGCTCGCCATCGGCATGCTCAACGGCGTAGCGCATTTCGAGCCCAACAAGTCGAATTACCGCGACGTGCGCATCATCGTCGACGTCGACCCGGTTCATATGCTTTAA
- a CDS encoding AAA family ATPase, with protein MKLIFPIGIRLYDGGLAIAETLGDLELSAAAADADEARKKLRQACCYTLERTHPRLLARMGRAPKPRIQKLALPALVRRADQWRSGGKASEYLARPTYVLERRFDGVLELSVQGLAGPVWLPEEAPAAGDRDAKNLKQNALYQGMLGEMLRRHEYELSMHQAKPDAYEVSLLEVEFEPLDLARMPVGSLWLDAFAEVEADDETVEAAPTLHEVARDWSHLDPKTRAERGILATFGRDETIAQLRELLGASHPAAVVLVGPPRVGKTSIIKHLALLSAEALQREEEAGGDADSGARARRLWFADAPRLTSTDPQSGGWQEQCARVVEELEEEDDILYIGSLIQALDAGKFVGSDYNLAQFLKPHLSDRRLRIVAEATVEEWTRIEQRDVGFARAFQVLRLSDPPEAESREIVEQAAARMSAAEGIELEPAAVERAWRLEKRFATEGSPVGGAIDFIGRTLRRAAQSFAQRVREVDLVERFCEESGLPPVMLLDDRSLDLSEVRERLSRRVMGQDEAVRQVADVVGITKAGLSSAQRPLGSFFFVGPTGVGKTELARALAEFLFGNEERLIRLDMSEYAQSNAYARLMGEGAHEGDLTGPVRRQPFSVILLDEIEKAHPSVYDVLLQVLGEARLSDANGRRTRFQNTIVIMTSNLGVDTMRPAIGFGGGGGAASWEQHFRKEAERYFRPEFLARIDQFIPFRSLSREVVESISRRELDKLKMREGLRAREIQAEFSDAVVRWVAAAGWDEQYGARPIKRVIEQRVAWPMASRLAEAGVLDANLSYRMRVDVEGDAETGELVWHFDPLEAGGESRSNMLAQIEEIASLRRRLERCIHAEVLAELAWRFEDFDRVSGTQGFWELPDAAEHARAAEHARQLVGGVMELSEELEAIEELVREAYHTRAFELSADIDERVAEIDPRLHEVFLELVRTLHGTPDEVELFLPATDPEDPWRARLVRWYRQLADSRGWQMSMRRAVPRAERPVEADVAARDRREALWQRARKPSGTVLALEFKGPGVRALLSGEDGLHRRVSEDGNATVEVFLLSEDVEWPAPSEFEGERPLRPEARSWNFRTGEISMRGIGGLELDEDNPWQVLWPYIEDLAWEMAGAEWW; from the coding sequence ATGAAGCTCATATTTCCCATTGGAATTCGCTTATACGACGGGGGCCTGGCGATCGCGGAGACGTTGGGGGACCTCGAGCTTAGCGCGGCGGCGGCGGACGCCGACGAGGCCCGCAAGAAGTTGCGCCAGGCGTGCTGCTACACGCTTGAGCGCACCCATCCGCGCCTGCTCGCCCGCATGGGGCGTGCGCCGAAGCCGCGTATTCAGAAGTTGGCGCTGCCCGCGCTGGTTCGCCGGGCGGACCAGTGGCGCTCCGGCGGCAAGGCCTCGGAGTATTTGGCGCGCCCGACCTATGTGCTCGAGCGGCGCTTCGACGGGGTGCTGGAGTTGAGCGTGCAGGGGTTGGCCGGGCCGGTTTGGCTGCCCGAAGAGGCCCCCGCCGCGGGCGATAGAGACGCCAAAAATTTGAAGCAAAACGCTTTGTATCAGGGGATGCTCGGCGAAATGCTGCGTCGCCATGAATACGAACTCTCGATGCACCAGGCCAAGCCGGACGCCTACGAGGTCAGCCTCCTGGAGGTCGAGTTCGAGCCGCTGGATCTGGCGCGCATGCCGGTGGGATCGTTGTGGCTAGACGCCTTCGCCGAGGTCGAGGCCGACGATGAGACCGTCGAGGCCGCTCCGACCCTTCATGAGGTTGCCCGCGATTGGAGTCATTTAGACCCGAAGACCCGCGCCGAGCGCGGGATCTTGGCGACCTTTGGCCGCGACGAGACGATCGCGCAGCTTCGGGAGTTGCTCGGCGCGTCACATCCTGCGGCGGTTGTCCTGGTGGGGCCGCCGAGGGTCGGAAAGACCAGTATTATCAAGCATTTGGCGCTGTTGAGCGCGGAGGCTTTGCAGCGGGAGGAGGAGGCGGGTGGGGATGCGGATTCTGGCGCGCGCGCGCGCCGGCTGTGGTTTGCCGATGCGCCGCGCTTGACCTCGACCGACCCGCAGTCGGGCGGCTGGCAGGAGCAATGCGCGCGGGTGGTCGAGGAGCTCGAGGAGGAGGACGATATCCTCTATATCGGCAGCCTCATTCAGGCGCTCGACGCCGGTAAATTTGTCGGCAGTGATTATAACCTCGCCCAATTTTTGAAGCCGCATTTGTCTGACCGCAGGCTTCGGATTGTGGCCGAGGCGACGGTCGAGGAGTGGACGCGCATCGAGCAGCGCGATGTCGGTTTTGCCCGGGCGTTTCAGGTGCTTCGCCTGAGCGATCCGCCCGAGGCGGAGTCCCGGGAGATCGTCGAGCAGGCGGCCGCGCGCATGAGCGCGGCCGAGGGGATTGAGCTGGAGCCGGCGGCGGTTGAGCGCGCCTGGCGTCTGGAGAAGCGCTTCGCCACCGAGGGCAGTCCGGTGGGCGGGGCGATTGACTTTATCGGGCGTACGCTTCGGCGCGCGGCCCAATCCTTCGCGCAGCGGGTGCGCGAGGTCGACCTGGTCGAGCGCTTCTGCGAGGAGAGCGGGCTGCCGCCGGTGATGTTGCTCGACGACCGAAGCCTTGATCTGAGCGAGGTGCGCGAGCGCCTGTCGCGCCGGGTGATGGGCCAGGATGAGGCCGTCCGCCAGGTCGCCGACGTGGTGGGCATCACGAAGGCGGGGCTGTCGTCGGCGCAGCGCCCGCTGGGGTCCTTCTTTTTTGTCGGGCCCACCGGCGTGGGAAAGACCGAGCTGGCGCGCGCGCTGGCCGAGTTTCTCTTTGGCAATGAGGAGCGCCTGATTCGCCTCGATATGAGTGAATACGCCCAGTCCAACGCCTACGCCCGACTGATGGGCGAGGGGGCGCATGAGGGCGATCTCACCGGTCCGGTGCGCCGCCAGCCGTTCTCGGTGATCTTGCTCGACGAGATCGAGAAGGCCCACCCGAGCGTCTATGATGTGCTGCTGCAGGTGCTCGGCGAGGCGCGCCTGAGCGACGCCAATGGGCGGCGCACGCGTTTTCAGAATACGATCGTCATCATGACGAGCAACCTCGGGGTCGACACGATGCGCCCGGCCATCGGCTTTGGCGGCGGCGGGGGCGCGGCGTCCTGGGAGCAACATTTTCGCAAGGAGGCCGAGCGCTATTTCCGCCCGGAATTCCTGGCGCGTATCGACCAATTTATCCCCTTTCGCTCGCTGTCGCGCGAAGTCGTGGAGTCCATCTCGCGGCGCGAGCTCGACAAGCTAAAGATGCGCGAGGGCTTGAGGGCGCGCGAGATTCAGGCGGAGTTCTCGGACGCGGTGGTGCGCTGGGTGGCGGCGGCTGGCTGGGATGAGCAATACGGGGCGCGCCCCATCAAGCGCGTGATTGAGCAGCGCGTCGCCTGGCCGATGGCCAGTCGCCTGGCCGAGGCCGGGGTGCTAGACGCCAACCTCTCCTATCGCATGCGCGTCGACGTGGAGGGAGACGCCGAAACCGGCGAGCTCGTGTGGCATTTCGACCCGCTGGAGGCGGGCGGTGAGAGCCGCAGTAATATGCTCGCCCAGATCGAGGAGATCGCCAGCCTGCGCCGGCGTCTGGAGCGCTGCATCCACGCCGAGGTGCTGGCCGAGTTGGCCTGGCGCTTTGAGGACTTCGACCGGGTGAGCGGCACCCAGGGGTTTTGGGAGTTGCCCGACGCCGCCGAGCACGCCCGCGCCGCGGAGCACGCGCGTCAGTTGGTCGGGGGTGTGATGGAGCTCAGCGAGGAGTTGGAGGCGATCGAGGAGTTGGTGCGCGAGGCGTATCATACCCGCGCCTTTGAACTCAGCGCGGACATCGACGAGCGCGTCGCCGAGATCGACCCGCGCTTGCACGAGGTCTTCTTGGAGTTGGTGCGCACGTTGCACGGGACTCCCGATGAGGTCGAGCTCTTTTTACCTGCCACCGACCCCGAAGACCCGTGGCGCGCGCGCCTGGTCCGCTGGTACCGCCAGCTCGCCGACTCGCGGGGGTGGCAGATGTCGATGCGTCGCGCGGTGCCGCGCGCGGAGCGCCCGGTCGAGGCCGATGTGGCGGCCCGAGACCGCCGAGAGGCGTTGTGGCAGCGCGCCCGCAAACCCTCGGGCACCGTGTTGGCGCTGGAGTTTAAGGGCCCCGGGGTGCGCGCGCTTTTGAGCGGCGAAGACGGGTTGCACCGGCGCGTCTCCGAAGACGGCAACGCGACCGTGGAGGTCTTTTTGCTCAGCGAAGATGTGGAGTGGCCGGCGCCCTCGGAGTTCGAAGGGGAGCGACCGCTTCGCCCCGAAGCGCGCAGTTGGAATTTCCGCACCGGTGAGATCTCAATGCGCGGGATCGGCGGGCTTGAACTCGACGAGGACAACCCCTGGCAGGTGCTCTGGCCGTATATCGAAGACTTGGCCTGGGAGATGGCGGGCGCCGAGTGGTGGTGA
- the lipA gene encoding lipoyl synthase produces the protein MVMKVDPSIVKELNAPAKREPTGADRVSGPARKKLQNLPDEAGPRPKWIRKRMSMTPEFFETRQLVHKNDLNTVCESAACPNIGECWSRKALTFMILGNICTRSCGFCDVQTGRPGEVDADEPRRVAESLAKLDLNYVVITSVDRDDLADGGAAIWAETIRRTKELCPGLGVEVLTGDFKGVLEDVDLVLEARPDCFSHNIETSAEMHRVVRPQARYDRSLAVLERSAQYGNGVLTKTGMMLGLGETKEQVLRTMQDLVDVGVQILNLGQYLRPSPRHLPVARWVTPEEFDELAAAGMEMGFEHVEAGPLVRSSYRADLQAAEIAEKRKAKAAKNA, from the coding sequence ATGGTCATGAAAGTCGACCCGTCGATCGTCAAAGAGCTCAACGCCCCCGCTAAACGCGAGCCCACCGGGGCGGATCGCGTCTCGGGCCCGGCGCGCAAGAAGTTGCAGAATCTGCCCGATGAGGCCGGTCCGCGGCCGAAGTGGATTCGAAAGCGTATGTCGATGACCCCCGAGTTCTTCGAGACGCGCCAACTCGTGCACAAAAACGACCTGAATACGGTCTGTGAGTCGGCGGCCTGCCCGAATATCGGGGAGTGCTGGAGCCGCAAGGCGCTGACGTTTATGATCCTGGGCAATATCTGCACGCGAAGCTGCGGGTTTTGCGACGTCCAGACGGGTCGTCCCGGCGAGGTGGACGCGGATGAGCCGCGCCGCGTCGCGGAGTCGCTGGCCAAATTGGACCTTAACTATGTGGTCATCACCAGCGTGGACCGCGACGATCTTGCCGACGGTGGCGCGGCCATCTGGGCGGAGACGATTCGGCGCACCAAAGAGCTGTGCCCCGGGCTTGGGGTCGAGGTTTTGACCGGTGATTTTAAGGGCGTGCTTGAGGATGTCGATCTGGTGCTTGAGGCGCGACCGGACTGCTTCTCGCATAATATCGAAACCTCGGCCGAGATGCACCGGGTCGTGCGTCCCCAGGCCCGCTACGACCGCTCGTTGGCGGTGCTTGAGCGCTCGGCGCAATATGGCAACGGCGTCCTGACCAAGACGGGGATGATGCTCGGGCTTGGTGAGACCAAAGAGCAGGTGCTGCGGACGATGCAGGACCTGGTCGATGTGGGGGTACAGATTCTGAACCTGGGGCAATATCTGCGCCCCAGCCCGCGCCATCTTCCGGTGGCTCGATGGGTGACGCCCGAAGAGTTCGATGAGCTCGCCGCGGCCGGCATGGAGATGGGCTTTGAGCATGTCGAGGCGGGGCCGCTGGTGCGCTCGAGCTACCGCGCCGATTTGCAGGCCGCCGAGATCGCTGAGAAACGAAAGGCCAAAGCGGCGAAAAACGCATGA